The following proteins are co-located in the Lagenorhynchus albirostris chromosome 2, mLagAlb1.1, whole genome shotgun sequence genome:
- the ZBTB17 gene encoding zinc finger and BTB domain-containing protein 17 isoform X4, producing MYTAKLSLSSENVDDVLAVASFLQMQDIITACHALKSLAEPAASPGESMESSALEVGDKRAKEEKTAATTLSELDLARSSPPAGLGREPKEERGGQAESAASGAEQTEKADAPREPVELKPDPTSGMAAAEAEAALSESSEQEMEVEPARKGEEREEEGAVPAVVKEEGPPLEKGEAPEESEESASTDSGQELGAEARGLRSGTYGDRTESKAYGSVIHKCEDCGKEFTHTGNFKRHIRIHTGEKPFSCRECSKAFSDPAACKAHEKTHSPLKPYGCEECGKSYRLISLLNLHKKRHSGEARYRCEDCGKLFTTSGNLKRHQLVHSGEKPYQCDYCGRSFSDPTSKMRHLETHDTDKEHKCPHCDKKFNQVGNLKAHLKIHIADGPLKCRECGKQFTTSGNLKRHLRIHSGEKPYVCVHCQRQFADPGALQRHVRIHTGEKPCQCVMCGKAFTQASSLIAHVRQHTGEKPYVCERCGKRFVQSSQLANHIRHHDNIRPHKCSVCSKAFVNVGDLSKHIIIHTGEKPYLCDKCGRGFNRVDNLRSHVKTVHQGKAGIKILEPEEGGEVSVVTVDDMVTLATEALAATAVTQLTVVPVGAAVTADETEVLKAEISKAVKQVQEEDPNTHILYACDSCGDKFLDANSLAQHVRIHTAQALVMFQTDADFYQQYGPGSTWPAGQVLQAGELVFRPRDGADGQPALAETPPTAPECPPSAE from the exons ATGTACACGGCCaagctgagcctgagctctgagaACGTGGACGATGTGCTGGCTGTGGCCAGCTTCCTGCAGATGCAGGACATCATCACGGCCTGCCATGCCCTCAAGTCACTGGCTGAGCCGGCTGCCAGCCCTGGGGAGAGTATGGAGTCCTCGGCCTTGGAAG TGGGGGACAAGAGGGCCAAAGAAGAGAAGACGGCTGCCACTACACTGAGCGAGCTGGACCTGGCCAGAAGCAGTCCACCCGCGGGCCTGGGCAGGGAGCCCAAAGAGGAGCGAGGCGGCCAGGCCGAGAGCGCGGCCAGCG GTGCAGAGCAGACGGAGAAGGCCGATGCCCCCCGGGAGCCTGTGGAGCTCAAGCCGGACCCCACGAGTGGCATGGCTGCTGCTGAGGCCGAGGCTGCCTTGTCGGAGAGCTCAGAGCAAG AAATGGAGGTGGAGCCAGCCAGGAAGGGAGAAGAACGAGAGGAGGAGGGCGCCGTGCCCGCGGTGGTCAAGGAGGAGGGGCCGCCGCTGGAAAAGGGCGAGGCCCCCGAGGAGAGCGAGGAGTCGGCCAGCACGGACTCAGGCCAGGAGCTCGGCGCGGAGGCGCGGGGCCTGCGCTCGGGCACCTACGGCGACCGCACGGAGTCCAAGGCGTACGGCTCCGTCATCCACAAGTGCGAG GACTGTGGGAAGGAGTTCACGCACACGGGCAACTTCAAGCGGCACATCCGCATCCACACGGGCGAGAAGCCCTTCTCGTGCCGGGAGTGTAGCAAGGCCTTCTCCGACCCGGCCGCCTGCAAGGCCCACGAGAAGACCCACAG CCCGCTGAAGCCATACGGCTGCGAGGAGTGCGGCAAGAGCTACCGGCTCATCAGCCTGCTGAACCTGCACAAGAAGCGGCACTCAGGCGAGGCGCGCTACCGCTGCGAGGACTGTGGCAAGCTCTTCACCACGTCGGGCAACCTCAAGCGGCACCAGCTGGTGCACAGCGGCGAGAAGCCTTACCAGTGCGACTACTGCGGCCGCTCTTTCTCCGACCCCACGTCCAAGATGCGCCACCTGGAGACGCACGACACCGACAAGGAGCACAAGTGCCCTCACTGCGACAAGAAGTTCAACCAG GTGGGGAACCTGAAGGCCCACCTGAAGATCCACATCGCCGACGGGCCCCTCAAGTGCCGGGAGTGTGGGAAGCAGTTCACCACCTCAG GGAACCTGAAGCGGCACCTTCGGATTCACAGTGGTGAGAAGCCCTACGTGTGCGTCCACTGCCAGCGGCAGTTCGCTGACCCCGGCGCCCTGCAGCGGCACGTCCGCATCCACACGG GTGAGAAGCCATGCCAGTGCGTGATGTGCGGCAAAGCCTTCACCCAGGCCAGCTCCCTCATCGCCCACGTGCGCCAGCACACCGGGGAGAAGCCTTACGTCTGCGAGCGTTGCGGAAAGAG ATTTGTCCAGTCTAGCCAGCTGGCCAATCACATCCGCCACCATGACAACATCCGTCCTCACAAGTGCAGCGTGTGCAGCAAGGCCTTCGTGAACGTGGGGGACCTGTCCAAGCATATCATTATCCACACTG GAGAGAAGCCTTACCTGTGTGACAAGTGCGGTCGCGGCTTCAACCGGGTGGACAACCTTCGTTCCCATGTGAAGACTGTGCACCAGGGCAAGGCAGGCATCAAAATCCTGGAGCCAGAGGAGGGCGGTGAGGTCAGCGTGGTCACCGTCGATGACATGGTCACGCTGGCCACTGAGGCACTGGCGGCAACGGCCGTCACTCAGCTCACAG TGGTGCCAGTGGGGGCGGCGGTGACCGCAGATGAGACAGAAGTACTTAAAGCCGAGATCAGCAAAGCTGTGAAGCAAGTGCAGGAAGAAG ATCCCAACACTCACATCCTCTATGCCTGTGACTCCTGTGGAGATAAGTTCCTGGATGCCAACAGCCTGGCCCAGCACGTGCGGATCCACACGGCCCAGGCACTGGTCATGTTCCAGACGGATGCGGACTTCTACCAGCAGTACGGGCCAGGCAGCACGTGGCCAGCCGGGCAGGTGCTGCAGGCTGGGGAGCTAGTCTTCCGCCCTCGGGATGGGGCTGATGGGCAGCCGGCCCTGGCAGAGACACCTCCCACAGCCCCTGAATGTCCACCATCTGCTGAGTGA
- the ZBTB17 gene encoding zinc finger and BTB domain-containing protein 17 isoform X5, with protein MCWLWPASCRCRTSSRPAMPSSHWLSRLPALGRVWSPRPWKVCPVPPPVGDKRAKEEKTAATTLSELDLARSSPPAGLGREPKEERGGQAESAASGAEQTEKADAPREPVELKPDPTSGMAAAEAEAALSESSEQEMEVEPARKGEEREEEGAVPAVVKEEGPPLEKGEAPEESEESASTDSGQELGAEARGLRSGTYGDRTESKAYGSVIHKCEDCGKEFTHTGNFKRHIRIHTGEKPFSCRECSKAFSDPAACKAHEKTHSPLKPYGCEECGKSYRLISLLNLHKKRHSGEARYRCEDCGKLFTTSGNLKRHQLVHSGEKPYQCDYCGRSFSDPTSKMRHLETHDTDKEHKCPHCDKKFNQVGNLKAHLKIHIADGPLKCRECGKQFTTSGNLKRHLRIHSGEKPYVCVHCQRQFADPGALQRHVRIHTGEKPCQCVMCGKAFTQASSLIAHVRQHTGEKPYVCERCGKRFVQSSQLANHIRHHDNIRPHKCSVCSKAFVNVGDLSKHIIIHTGEKPYLCDKCGRGFNRVDNLRSHVKTVHQGKAGIKILEPEEGGEVSVVTVDDMVTLATEALAATAVTQLTVVPVGAAVTADETEVLKAEISKAVKQVQEEDPNTHILYACDSCGDKFLDANSLAQHVRIHTAQALVMFQTDADFYQQYGPGSTWPAGQVLQAGELVFRPRDGADGQPALAETPPTAPECPPSAE; from the exons ATGTGCTGGCTGTGGCCAGCTTCCTGCAGATGCAGGACATCATCACGGCCTGCCATGCCCTCAAGTCACTGGCTGAGCCGGCTGCCAGCCCTGGGGAGAGTATGGAGTCCTCGGCCTTGGAAG GTCTGTCCTGTTCCACCTCCAGTGGGGGACAAGAGGGCCAAAGAAGAGAAGACGGCTGCCACTACACTGAGCGAGCTGGACCTGGCCAGAAGCAGTCCACCCGCGGGCCTGGGCAGGGAGCCCAAAGAGGAGCGAGGCGGCCAGGCCGAGAGCGCGGCCAGCG GTGCAGAGCAGACGGAGAAGGCCGATGCCCCCCGGGAGCCTGTGGAGCTCAAGCCGGACCCCACGAGTGGCATGGCTGCTGCTGAGGCCGAGGCTGCCTTGTCGGAGAGCTCAGAGCAAG AAATGGAGGTGGAGCCAGCCAGGAAGGGAGAAGAACGAGAGGAGGAGGGCGCCGTGCCCGCGGTGGTCAAGGAGGAGGGGCCGCCGCTGGAAAAGGGCGAGGCCCCCGAGGAGAGCGAGGAGTCGGCCAGCACGGACTCAGGCCAGGAGCTCGGCGCGGAGGCGCGGGGCCTGCGCTCGGGCACCTACGGCGACCGCACGGAGTCCAAGGCGTACGGCTCCGTCATCCACAAGTGCGAG GACTGTGGGAAGGAGTTCACGCACACGGGCAACTTCAAGCGGCACATCCGCATCCACACGGGCGAGAAGCCCTTCTCGTGCCGGGAGTGTAGCAAGGCCTTCTCCGACCCGGCCGCCTGCAAGGCCCACGAGAAGACCCACAG CCCGCTGAAGCCATACGGCTGCGAGGAGTGCGGCAAGAGCTACCGGCTCATCAGCCTGCTGAACCTGCACAAGAAGCGGCACTCAGGCGAGGCGCGCTACCGCTGCGAGGACTGTGGCAAGCTCTTCACCACGTCGGGCAACCTCAAGCGGCACCAGCTGGTGCACAGCGGCGAGAAGCCTTACCAGTGCGACTACTGCGGCCGCTCTTTCTCCGACCCCACGTCCAAGATGCGCCACCTGGAGACGCACGACACCGACAAGGAGCACAAGTGCCCTCACTGCGACAAGAAGTTCAACCAG GTGGGGAACCTGAAGGCCCACCTGAAGATCCACATCGCCGACGGGCCCCTCAAGTGCCGGGAGTGTGGGAAGCAGTTCACCACCTCAG GGAACCTGAAGCGGCACCTTCGGATTCACAGTGGTGAGAAGCCCTACGTGTGCGTCCACTGCCAGCGGCAGTTCGCTGACCCCGGCGCCCTGCAGCGGCACGTCCGCATCCACACGG GTGAGAAGCCATGCCAGTGCGTGATGTGCGGCAAAGCCTTCACCCAGGCCAGCTCCCTCATCGCCCACGTGCGCCAGCACACCGGGGAGAAGCCTTACGTCTGCGAGCGTTGCGGAAAGAG ATTTGTCCAGTCTAGCCAGCTGGCCAATCACATCCGCCACCATGACAACATCCGTCCTCACAAGTGCAGCGTGTGCAGCAAGGCCTTCGTGAACGTGGGGGACCTGTCCAAGCATATCATTATCCACACTG GAGAGAAGCCTTACCTGTGTGACAAGTGCGGTCGCGGCTTCAACCGGGTGGACAACCTTCGTTCCCATGTGAAGACTGTGCACCAGGGCAAGGCAGGCATCAAAATCCTGGAGCCAGAGGAGGGCGGTGAGGTCAGCGTGGTCACCGTCGATGACATGGTCACGCTGGCCACTGAGGCACTGGCGGCAACGGCCGTCACTCAGCTCACAG TGGTGCCAGTGGGGGCGGCGGTGACCGCAGATGAGACAGAAGTACTTAAAGCCGAGATCAGCAAAGCTGTGAAGCAAGTGCAGGAAGAAG ATCCCAACACTCACATCCTCTATGCCTGTGACTCCTGTGGAGATAAGTTCCTGGATGCCAACAGCCTGGCCCAGCACGTGCGGATCCACACGGCCCAGGCACTGGTCATGTTCCAGACGGATGCGGACTTCTACCAGCAGTACGGGCCAGGCAGCACGTGGCCAGCCGGGCAGGTGCTGCAGGCTGGGGAGCTAGTCTTCCGCCCTCGGGATGGGGCTGATGGGCAGCCGGCCCTGGCAGAGACACCTCCCACAGCCCCTGAATGTCCACCATCTGCTGAGTGA
- the ZBTB17 gene encoding zinc finger and BTB domain-containing protein 17 isoform X6 — protein sequence MSKPTSRSLDVSPGRFGRAASSGPLHPAKWWTLDGKWQVCPVPPPVGDKRAKEEKTAATTLSELDLARSSPPAGLGREPKEERGGQAESAASGAEQTEKADAPREPVELKPDPTSGMAAAEAEAALSESSEQEMEVEPARKGEEREEEGAVPAVVKEEGPPLEKGEAPEESEESASTDSGQELGAEARGLRSGTYGDRTESKAYGSVIHKCEDCGKEFTHTGNFKRHIRIHTGEKPFSCRECSKAFSDPAACKAHEKTHSPLKPYGCEECGKSYRLISLLNLHKKRHSGEARYRCEDCGKLFTTSGNLKRHQLVHSGEKPYQCDYCGRSFSDPTSKMRHLETHDTDKEHKCPHCDKKFNQVGNLKAHLKIHIADGPLKCRECGKQFTTSGNLKRHLRIHSGEKPYVCVHCQRQFADPGALQRHVRIHTGEKPCQCVMCGKAFTQASSLIAHVRQHTGEKPYVCERCGKRFVQSSQLANHIRHHDNIRPHKCSVCSKAFVNVGDLSKHIIIHTGEKPYLCDKCGRGFNRVDNLRSHVKTVHQGKAGIKILEPEEGGEVSVVTVDDMVTLATEALAATAVTQLTVVPVGAAVTADETEVLKAEISKAVKQVQEEDPNTHILYACDSCGDKFLDANSLAQHVRIHTAQALVMFQTDADFYQQYGPGSTWPAGQVLQAGELVFRPRDGADGQPALAETPPTAPECPPSAE from the exons ATGAGCAAGCCAACAAGCCGCTCCTTAGACGTATCCCCAGGGAGGTTTGGAAGAGCTGCCAGCTCTGGGCCACTTCACCCCGCCAAGTGGTGGACACTTGATGGGAAATGGCAGGTCTGTCCTGTTCCACCTCCAGTGGGGGACAAGAGGGCCAAAGAAGAGAAGACGGCTGCCACTACACTGAGCGAGCTGGACCTGGCCAGAAGCAGTCCACCCGCGGGCCTGGGCAGGGAGCCCAAAGAGGAGCGAGGCGGCCAGGCCGAGAGCGCGGCCAGCG GTGCAGAGCAGACGGAGAAGGCCGATGCCCCCCGGGAGCCTGTGGAGCTCAAGCCGGACCCCACGAGTGGCATGGCTGCTGCTGAGGCCGAGGCTGCCTTGTCGGAGAGCTCAGAGCAAG AAATGGAGGTGGAGCCAGCCAGGAAGGGAGAAGAACGAGAGGAGGAGGGCGCCGTGCCCGCGGTGGTCAAGGAGGAGGGGCCGCCGCTGGAAAAGGGCGAGGCCCCCGAGGAGAGCGAGGAGTCGGCCAGCACGGACTCAGGCCAGGAGCTCGGCGCGGAGGCGCGGGGCCTGCGCTCGGGCACCTACGGCGACCGCACGGAGTCCAAGGCGTACGGCTCCGTCATCCACAAGTGCGAG GACTGTGGGAAGGAGTTCACGCACACGGGCAACTTCAAGCGGCACATCCGCATCCACACGGGCGAGAAGCCCTTCTCGTGCCGGGAGTGTAGCAAGGCCTTCTCCGACCCGGCCGCCTGCAAGGCCCACGAGAAGACCCACAG CCCGCTGAAGCCATACGGCTGCGAGGAGTGCGGCAAGAGCTACCGGCTCATCAGCCTGCTGAACCTGCACAAGAAGCGGCACTCAGGCGAGGCGCGCTACCGCTGCGAGGACTGTGGCAAGCTCTTCACCACGTCGGGCAACCTCAAGCGGCACCAGCTGGTGCACAGCGGCGAGAAGCCTTACCAGTGCGACTACTGCGGCCGCTCTTTCTCCGACCCCACGTCCAAGATGCGCCACCTGGAGACGCACGACACCGACAAGGAGCACAAGTGCCCTCACTGCGACAAGAAGTTCAACCAG GTGGGGAACCTGAAGGCCCACCTGAAGATCCACATCGCCGACGGGCCCCTCAAGTGCCGGGAGTGTGGGAAGCAGTTCACCACCTCAG GGAACCTGAAGCGGCACCTTCGGATTCACAGTGGTGAGAAGCCCTACGTGTGCGTCCACTGCCAGCGGCAGTTCGCTGACCCCGGCGCCCTGCAGCGGCACGTCCGCATCCACACGG GTGAGAAGCCATGCCAGTGCGTGATGTGCGGCAAAGCCTTCACCCAGGCCAGCTCCCTCATCGCCCACGTGCGCCAGCACACCGGGGAGAAGCCTTACGTCTGCGAGCGTTGCGGAAAGAG ATTTGTCCAGTCTAGCCAGCTGGCCAATCACATCCGCCACCATGACAACATCCGTCCTCACAAGTGCAGCGTGTGCAGCAAGGCCTTCGTGAACGTGGGGGACCTGTCCAAGCATATCATTATCCACACTG GAGAGAAGCCTTACCTGTGTGACAAGTGCGGTCGCGGCTTCAACCGGGTGGACAACCTTCGTTCCCATGTGAAGACTGTGCACCAGGGCAAGGCAGGCATCAAAATCCTGGAGCCAGAGGAGGGCGGTGAGGTCAGCGTGGTCACCGTCGATGACATGGTCACGCTGGCCACTGAGGCACTGGCGGCAACGGCCGTCACTCAGCTCACAG TGGTGCCAGTGGGGGCGGCGGTGACCGCAGATGAGACAGAAGTACTTAAAGCCGAGATCAGCAAAGCTGTGAAGCAAGTGCAGGAAGAAG ATCCCAACACTCACATCCTCTATGCCTGTGACTCCTGTGGAGATAAGTTCCTGGATGCCAACAGCCTGGCCCAGCACGTGCGGATCCACACGGCCCAGGCACTGGTCATGTTCCAGACGGATGCGGACTTCTACCAGCAGTACGGGCCAGGCAGCACGTGGCCAGCCGGGCAGGTGCTGCAGGCTGGGGAGCTAGTCTTCCGCCCTCGGGATGGGGCTGATGGGCAGCCGGCCCTGGCAGAGACACCTCCCACAGCCCCTGAATGTCCACCATCTGCTGAGTGA